Proteins from a single region of Paraflavitalea devenefica:
- a CDS encoding histidine kinase dimerization/phosphoacceptor domain -containing protein — translation MSVWEDPTQTSDTAIAHNNSSRFVPVDLLQRQSPVSFYWLRMPVRNDMGSVADMMLSFSSLTFVDVYLYQGRQCILHKQAGAFRARSHLAPNDGRQYSLLPLQPGQTYELLLKVHHTKHYRPVFNFTLRQKDAFMHQLHRLELIDAFSHGAVFLFLVYAILSWLVSRFRPYLWLLCYMTGIGLYGLATGGYLIEWFFPENPFIGWLFNVSFVHLGSFGIYMLLMDFWKMKQCNPVLYKVGKILIVELVVLTITGLCIDYFTGNFNLANNINLCSFALPFSFIIASLWICWRRLTRAQRYMAYGLLLFFVAGAYIVLSSAILRERSLITAPYISNFTTLAVFLLFATGLKEELRQHEIDKHAALAALNRLQQHQNAILEQKVETRTSELSISNRNLMEQKLLLANKHTKIETLINELNHRVKNNLQLLYSLSSLQVPVVSDEASREILRGNMGKIKAMMLVNEKLFRFEEQSTVHVSEFTRELTDHLQRIYDSKKRIHIVQDVSGSIQLQGKQALSFGLILTELLTNSFKYAFTDHHTPAINIAVASADDHSIQFLYADNGKGMAHDEADKKATMGVSLIHDLTRQMNGKITVKNGQGLTYQLLIPV, via the coding sequence TTGTCGGTTTGGGAAGACCCCACACAGACTTCCGATACAGCTATTGCGCACAACAACAGTAGCCGGTTTGTTCCGGTGGACCTGCTGCAGCGACAATCGCCGGTAAGTTTTTACTGGCTGCGTATGCCGGTGCGTAATGACATGGGATCGGTGGCCGATATGATGCTTTCCTTCAGCAGCCTTACTTTCGTGGATGTATATCTTTACCAGGGGCGGCAGTGCATACTGCATAAGCAGGCCGGCGCCTTCCGTGCGCGGAGCCACCTGGCCCCGAATGACGGCCGCCAGTATAGTTTATTGCCTTTGCAACCCGGGCAAACGTATGAGCTGTTACTAAAGGTGCACCATACCAAGCACTACCGGCCGGTATTCAATTTTACCCTGCGGCAAAAAGATGCCTTTATGCATCAGTTGCATCGCCTGGAACTGATTGACGCCTTTTCGCACGGCGCTGTATTCCTGTTCCTGGTGTATGCCATTTTATCCTGGCTGGTAAGCCGTTTCAGACCCTATTTATGGCTGCTGTGCTATATGACGGGCATAGGATTGTATGGCCTTGCCACAGGAGGCTACCTGATAGAATGGTTTTTCCCGGAAAATCCCTTCATTGGCTGGTTGTTCAACGTGAGCTTTGTGCACCTGGGCAGCTTTGGTATTTATATGCTGCTGATGGATTTCTGGAAGATGAAGCAATGCAACCCGGTGCTCTATAAAGTGGGGAAGATACTGATCGTGGAACTGGTGGTGCTCACCATTACCGGTCTGTGCATTGATTACTTCACCGGCAATTTTAACCTGGCCAATAATATTAACCTGTGCTCCTTTGCACTTCCCTTCAGCTTTATTATTGCCTCCCTGTGGATATGCTGGCGCCGGCTTACCCGTGCACAGCGGTATATGGCGTATGGCCTGTTGCTGTTCTTTGTAGCAGGCGCGTATATTGTACTTAGCTCAGCCATCCTGCGGGAAAGATCGTTAATAACAGCGCCTTATATTTCTAACTTCACTACCCTGGCCGTCTTTTTATTGTTTGCCACCGGGTTGAAAGAAGAGCTGCGGCAACATGAAATAGACAAACATGCAGCCCTGGCAGCACTTAACCGCCTGCAACAACATCAGAATGCCATACTGGAACAGAAGGTAGAAACCCGCACCTCAGAGTTGAGTATCTCCAACCGCAACCTGATGGAACAAAAGCTGCTGCTGGCCAATAAGCATACCAAGATCGAAACGCTGATCAATGAACTGAACCACCGGGTAAAGAACAACCTGCAATTGTTGTACAGCCTCAGCAGCCTCCAGGTGCCTGTAGTAAGCGATGAGGCATCGCGCGAGATATTAAGGGGCAATATGGGCAAGATAAAGGCCATGATGCTGGTGAATGAAAAACTGTTCCGGTTCGAAGAGCAATCCACGGTACACGTGAGTGAATTTACCAGGGAGCTCACTGATCACCTGCAGCGCATATACGACAGCAAGAAAAGGATCCATATTGTACAGGATGTCAGCGGCTCCATACAGTTGCAGGGAAAGCAGGCCTTGTCATTCGGCCTGATCCTGACCGAACTGCTGACCAATTCTTTCAAGTATGCATTTACCGATCACCACACCCCTGCCATTAATATAGCCGTAGCGTCCGCAGACGATCATAGCATACAGTTCCTGTATGCAGATAATGGTAAAGGGATGGCCCATGACGAAGCTGACAAAAAGGCCACGATGGGGGTTTCGCTGATCCATGACCTTACCCGGCAAATGAATGGAAAGATAACCGTTAAAAATGGCCAGGGATTAACTTATCAATTACTAATTCCAGTTTAA
- a CDS encoding response regulator transcription factor, giving the protein MVRVLIIEDEIIIARFIEQQLLSGFQCTTRIAVSIEEAKAAMAEMRPHLLLCDINLNDERSGIELITGLRQHYLFEVIFITSYQNRSVIAQAAITHPANYIIKPVDEAQLFAGIQLVMQRINPTITSGDKVVRHSDLFNDTERSILQLIRDKKTTKEIASTLYLSPYTIKNHRHTICRKLQLDEGNNALLKWVMQNSNYI; this is encoded by the coding sequence ATGGTGCGCGTATTAATTATAGAAGACGAGATTATTATAGCCCGGTTCATTGAACAGCAATTGCTGTCGGGCTTTCAATGCACTACCCGCATTGCCGTATCAATAGAAGAAGCAAAAGCTGCTATGGCGGAAATGCGACCGCACCTGCTGCTGTGTGATATTAACCTGAACGATGAACGGTCGGGTATTGAGCTGATCACCGGACTGCGGCAACATTACCTGTTTGAAGTTATCTTTATTACCTCCTACCAGAACCGCAGCGTTATAGCACAGGCCGCCATCACGCATCCGGCCAATTATATTATTAAACCGGTAGATGAAGCCCAGCTTTTTGCCGGCATACAACTGGTAATGCAGCGGATCAATCCTACTATTACCAGCGGGGATAAAGTGGTACGCCATTCCGACCTGTTCAATGATACCGAGCGGAGCATCCTGCAACTGATACGCGACAAGAAGACCACCAAGGAGATTGCCAGCACCCTGTACCTGAGCCCCTACACGATTAAAAACCACCGCCATACTATTTGCCGGAAGTTACAACTGGATGAAGGCAATAATGCATTATTGAAATGGGTAATGCAAAACAGCAATTATATCTGA